A stretch of Falco rusticolus isolate bFalRus1 chromosome 2, bFalRus1.pri, whole genome shotgun sequence DNA encodes these proteins:
- the LOC119143458 gene encoding gap junction beta-6 protein, which yields MDWGALHTILGGVNKHSTSIGKIWLTVLFIFRIMILVVAAERVWGDEQDDFICNTLQPGCKNVCYDHFFPISHIRLWALQLIFVSTPALLVAMHVAYRRHEKKRQFRKGDQKCEYKDIEEIRKQRFRIEGSLWWTYTSSIFFRLVFEAVFMYAFYFMYDGFRMPRLMKCNAWPCPNTVDCFVSRPTEKTVFTIFMIAVSSICILLNVAELCYLLTKFFLRRSKKAGNSKHHPNHENKEETKQNEMNELISDSCQNTVIGFSSS from the coding sequence ATGGACTGGGGAGCTCTGCATACCATTTTAGGAGGCGTAAATAAACACTCCACCAGTATTGGGAAGATATGGCTCACAGTCCTGTTCATCTTCCGTATCATGATCCTGGTTGTGGCTGCAGAGAGAGTCTGGGGAGATGAACAGGATGACTTCATCTGCAACACTCTGCAACCTGGTTGCAAGAATGTTTGCTACGATCactttttccccatctctcaTATTAGACTCTGGGCCCTGCAGCTGATCTTTGTTTCCACACCTGCGTTGCTGGTGGCCATGCATGTAGCTTACAGGAGGCATGAGAAGAAAAGGCAGTTCAGAAAGGGAGACCAGAAATGTGAATACAAGGACATtgaagaaatcagaaaacagagGTTTCGTATTGAGGGCTCCTTGTGGTGGACATACACTAGCAGCATCTTCTTCAGACTGGTCTTTGAAGCGGTCTTCATGTATGCGTTTTATTTCATGTACGATGGGTTCAGAATGCCTCGGTTAATGAAGTGTAATGCTTGGCCCTGCCCCAACACAGTAGACTGCTTTGTTTCTCGACCTACTGAAAAGACGGTGTTTACTATTTTCATGATTGCTGTGTCCAGcatttgcattcttttaaatgtgGCTGAGTTATGCTACTTACTGACAAAATTTTTCCTCAGAAGGTCtaaaaaagctggaaattcAAAACATCATCCCAACCATGAGAATAAggaagaaaccaaacaaaatgaaatgaacGAGTTAATATCTGATAGCTGTCAGAACACAGTTATAGGATTTTCAAGTAGCTAA